The Aspergillus chevalieri M1 DNA, chromosome 5, nearly complete sequence genome includes a region encoding these proteins:
- a CDS encoding uncharacterized protein (COG:S;~EggNog:ENOG410PHSK): MASALPTIRIGYVPEHYLTPLHLAVRSSAVSSLPFKLSLTPFPSGTGHMITSLRANEIDVAIGLTEGWVAGLAGKQQAQKDPAAGGYKVVGHWVDTPLRWAIVTGRERDNITNVSDLKGQRVGISRPGSGSHIMSFVLAQQQGWNPDSLTPNVLGPFQALRNGVTGNEQPSQTPTAEFFMWEHFTTKPFFHPTPENPQPPLKKFGEIFTPWPSWLIVSSTSTFPDPESDERLQQLFQALDKGIQEFEADQAQVVKLLGTGELGCTYIQEDATEWLKDVKFTNTTRGIDSKVVENVVDVLKVAGVIDTSMSNDEAINRVVGIKR, translated from the exons ATGGCTTCAGCACTCCCTACCATCCGCATTGGCTATGTGCCTG AGCACTACCTCACTCCTCTCCACCTCGCCGTCCGCTCTTCCGCCGTCTCCTCGCTGCCCTTCAAGCTCTCTTTGACTCCGTTTCCCTCCGGAACGGGACATATGATCACTTCCCTTCGCGCAAACGAAATTGATGTTGCGATCGGGTTGACCGAAGGATGGGTTGCCGGGCTGGCTGGCAAGCAGCAGGCCCAAAAGGACCCGGCTGCTGGCGGTTACAAGGTGGTGGGACACTGGGTCGACACTCCATTGCGGTGGGCGATTGTCACTGGGCGAGAGAGAGACAACATTACCAATGTGTCTGACCTGAAGGGTCAGCGAGTGGGAATCAGTCGACCTGGAAG CGGCTCTCACATTATGTCCTTTGTCCTCGCCCAACAACAAGGCTGGAACCCTGATTCGTTGACCCCTAATGTCCTTGGTCCTTTCCAGGCCCTGCGCAACGGCGTCACCGGCAACGAGCAGCCTTCTCAGACTCCAACGGCTGAGTTCTTCATGTGGGAGCACTTCACCACGAAGCCTTTCTTTCATCCGACCCCCGAGAACCCTCAGCCACCTCTTAAAAAATTCGGCGAGATTTTCACTCCGTGGCCGTCTTGGCTGATCGTCTCGTCCACCTCGACTTTCCCAGACCCAGAAAGCGACGAGAGGCTCCAGCAGCTCTTCCAGGCTCTTGACAAGGGCATTCAGGAGTTCGAGGCCGACCAGGCGCAGGTGGTTAAGTTACTTGGCACGGGTGAATTGGGATGCACTTATATTCAGGAGGATGCGACGGAGTGGTTGAAGGATGTTAAGTTCACCAACACTACGCGGGGGATTGATTCGAAGGTTGTGGAAAACGTTGTCGACGTTCTCAAGGTTGCGGGTGTCATTGACACTTCGATGAGCAACGATGAAGCTATTAACCGGGTGGTTGGCATCAAGCGGTAA